Proteins encoded within one genomic window of Hermetia illucens chromosome 2, iHerIll2.2.curated.20191125, whole genome shotgun sequence:
- the LOC119649340 gene encoding odorant receptor 85b-like, with the protein MSFKSSLISFTDTIRFGKMFLISIGMDPYPMDASSTGRTVTTGLFYELGLWNLRCCDFFYVVYLYLAIKNSMNLMDSTISLPCLISCVLSEFKVTILRRKRDQFIEILEFLDEKFPTRKAEQDYYGIVEVHRATKRMSIILAIGVSMFIWSFNLLPLCEGVISVVAYGNNFTYPLPYAMWHPFRTDRIIAYVGVNIQLIFAGYVVAQYYIGVDSLMFTITNQICMHFDYISRSIRDYHPKGAKKDYIFLKEIIERHVEVLRICKSIDFVFTNSMLMNFLGSAGIICLVAFRVTLSDFSADLVKFIIYLLSMIIQIFILCSFGDRLIQSSLAVSQAVYEHDWYDADQLYKKAMILIIQRAQKPAFLTASYFSVVSYQSFKGIMTISYQFFAVLHTAYSKKN; encoded by the exons ATGAGTTTCAAAAGTTCCCTTATATCATTCACTGACACAATTAGGTTCGGGAAAATGTTTCTGATCAGTATTGGCATGGATCCCTACCCAATGGACGCGTCTTCAACTGGAAGAACTGTTACGACTGGTTTATTCTATGAGTTAGGATTGTGGAACCTACGTTGCTGTGATTTTTTCTACGTCGTTTATTTGTATCTGGCAATCAAAAACTCGATGAATTTGATGGACTCCACCATTTCGTTGCCATGTTTAATTTCCTGTGTATTGTCCGAATTCAAAGTTACCATTCTTCGTCGGAAACGGGACCAATTCATTGAAATCTTAGAATTTCTGGATGAAAAGTTCCCAACCAGGAAAGCTGAACAAGATTATTACGGAATCGTTGAAGTGCATCGTGCAACAAAAAGGATGTCGATCATACTTGCAATAGGCGTATCAATGTTCATCTGGAGCTTCAATTTGCTTCCTCTCTGCGAAGGAGTAATTTCAGTTGTTGCCTATGGAAACAATTTCACGTATCCTTTACCGTATGCAATGTGGCACCCATTTCGGACAGATCGAATCATTGCTTATGTGGGAGTGAATATTCAACTGATTTTTGCTGGTTACGTAGTGGCACAATATTACATAGGAGTCGACTCCCTGATGTTCACCATCACCAATCAAATTTGCATGCACTTTGACTACATATCCAGGTCCATACGGGACTATCACCCTAAAGGAGCAAAAAAGGACTACATATTTTTGAAAGAGATCATTGAGCGGCATGTGGAAGTGCTGAG AATATGTAAAAGCATCGACTTCGTATTTACAAATTCCATGCTAATGAATTTTCTTGGTTCAGCGGGAATCATTTGCTTGGTTGCTTTTCGGGTAACTCTATCTGACTTTTCAGCGGATCTAGTCAAATTCATTATCTACTTACTCTCGATGATCATCCAAATATTTATATTGTGCTCATTTGGAGATAGATTAATTCAATCG AGCCTGGCCGTCTCGCAGGCAGTTTATGAACATGACTGGTATGACGCCGATCAGCTATATAAGAAAGCTATGATTTTAATAATTCAAAGGGCTCAAAAGCCGGCGTTTTTAACTGCCAGCTATTTTTCCGTTGTTTCATATCAAAGCTTCAAGGGG ATAATGACAATATCATATCAATTTTTTGCCGTCCTTCATACTGCGTATTCCAAAAAGAATTAA